CCCTGAGCGTGAGGACGGAAGGGGCGGTATCGGCGCCCCGCGCCATGGCCGGAAGGCACAGCGCGCACATGGCGATAATGAACGGCATCATGCGTGTGAGGAAATTTATTTTCATCGCTTCTTCCGCCCCTTCTCCTTCCGCGTATCGGAGGTGATCATGCCGTCGACAAGGTGTATCTGCCTTCCGGCGCGCGCGGCGAAATCCATCTCGTGCGTGACGAGGAGAATGGTCGTCCCGTGGTTCCGGTTTATTTCCTCGAAGATCCGCAGCACCCGTTCGCCGTTGATCGAATCCAGGTTCCCCGTGGGCTCGTCGGCGAAGAGGAAATCCGGGTCCATGATGAGCGCGCGGGCGATCGCCACGCGCTGCTGTTCGCCGCCCGACATCTGCATGGGAAATTTATTGATGCAATGGTCGAGCTCAAAATCGTGAAGGAAGCGGAGCGCCTTCGATTTCTTTTCCTTTTCGTTCCGGAACTTGCGCGCGGGCATGAGGATGTTCTCGATCGCGGTGAGCTCGGGGAGCAGGTAGTGGAACTGGAAG
This window of the Spirochaetota bacterium genome carries:
- a CDS encoding ABC transporter ATP-binding protein, which gives rise to MNSGVLCQSLVKNFGDPPTEVLRNISFTVERGEFVAITGRSGSGKSTLLYVTSGLDDPTAGEVYIAGKNVHRMDSASLHDFRNGHIGFVFQFHYLLPELTAIENILMPARKFRNEKEKKSKALRFLHDFELDHCINKFPMQMSGGEQQRVAIARALIMDPDFLFADEPTGNLDSINGERVLRIFEEINRNHGTTILLVTHEMDFAARAGRQIHLVDGMITSDTRKEKGRKKR